In the genome of Bacillus sp. S3, one region contains:
- a CDS encoding heavy-metal-associated domain-containing protein, producing MKTVKFQMEELTCPSCIKKIEKALLKLSGVQAAQVLFNSSKVKVVYNEANIDSERIKDIIEKLGYQILTAKEKLGDD from the coding sequence ATGAAAACAGTTAAATTTCAAATGGAGGAGCTCACCTGCCCAAGCTGTATTAAAAAAATTGAAAAGGCACTCTTGAAGCTGTCAGGCGTCCAAGCAGCCCAGGTACTCTTTAACTCAAGCAAGGTAAAAGTCGTGTATAATGAAGCAAATATCGATTCAGAAAGAATAAAGGATATAATAGAAAAATTAGGTTACCAGATCTTAACCGCTAAGGAAAAATTGGGGGATGATTAG